The following is a genomic window from Armatimonadia bacterium.
CGCCGCGGCGTCGGCCATCCGCCTGAGACCGGTGAGCCCTCTCCCTTGCAGGCTGCCATCATCGACGGCTGCAGCGGCGGAGAGTTGGAGAAACAAGGCTGCCTGCCCCTCTATGTGCGACTGTGCGCGGATATCGTGCTCAATGAGCGCGGGCCGGGAGGCCGCGGCGCCGATCCGCCGCCCGAGTGGTTTCACGGCATCCCGAACGACCAGGTGGCCTACCGGTTGGCCAACAGGTTCCTCACCTCCCTGGGAGACGACGCCACATCGAACCTCGTCAAGGCCCTGAGCTTCGCACGCTGGTTTGATCTGCCGCTGGTAAAGGACCGGCTCGAGGTGGGACCGGACGCGGCAGCGGCTACCTTCAGACGCCTCACCGCGTCCTCCTTCTGCGAAGCCGCCCAGGACGGCCGCGTCAGGCTCCATGTGACGATGCGGGCAGCCCTGAAGTACCTCGTCTCGATTGACCAAAGGGACCGTTTGACGCCGGAAGACCTCCATGCCTGGTTCCGTCAGCACTGGCAGGCCCGGCATGAAGCCGGCGAAGCGGCCGCTGAGGTCGAGGCCTGGTACCACCATCTCCATCTTGCGCCAGAGGAGGCTTTCGGTATCTGGTGCGCGCACGTAGAGGCGGCCCGAGACCGGCGCGACGGCCCCAGAGCACGCGATCTGATCGACTGGTGGGAGGGCATCGACCTGACCGATGCCGACTGGCAGGAGCGTCTGGGCGATGGGACCTGGGCGGCCACCGTGCACAACCTGGCGTACCGGCTGCACGAGCTGCGGCCTTTCGCATGGGCGCACTCCGAGACACTGCAACGCGTCATCGCCTGCTATGAAGCCGCCCTCCGCGTCTATACCGAAGAGGCCTTCCCCACCGACTGGGCCAGGACCCAGCACAATCTGGGGCTCGCCTGCTGGGAGCTACCCACTGGCGACCGGGCAAGGAATCTGCAGCGCGCCATCGCCTGCTACGAGGCCGCCCTCCGCGTCTACACCGAAGAGGCCTTCCCCACCGACTGGGCCATGACCCAGAACAGCCTGGCGATCGCCTACTGGGACCTGCCTACCGGCGACCGGCCGAGGAATCTGCAGCGCGCCATCGATGGCTTCCAAGCCGCACTCCGTGTCAGGACCGAAGAGGCCTTCCCCACCGACTGGGCTAGGGTCCAGAACAACCTGGGGAACGCCTACTCTGACCTGCCCACCGGCGACCGGGCCCAGAACGTGCTGCGCGCCATCGCCTGCTACGAGGTCGCCCTCCGCGTCTATACGGGAGAGGCCTTCCCCACGGACTGGGCCGCAACTCAGCACAACCTGGGACTCGCCTACCAGGACCTGCCTACCGGCGACCGGGCAGAGAACCTGCAGCGCGCCATCGCCTGCTACGAAGCCGCCCTCCGCGTTAGGACCGAAGAGGCCTTCCCCGCCGACTGGGCCATGACCCAGAACAACCTGGGGAGCGTCTACCAGAGCCTGCCCGCCGGCGACCGGGCCCAGAACCTGCAGCGCGCCATCGACTGCTACGAAGCCGCCCTCCGTGTTTGCACCGAAGAGGCTTTCCCCACCGACTGGGCCATAACCCAGAACAACCTGGGGAGCGTCTACCAGAGCGTGCCCACCGGCGACCGGGCAGGGAACCTGCAGCGCGCCATCGACTGCTATGAAGCCGCCCTCCGCGTCAGGACCGAAGAGGCCTTCCCCACCCACTGGGCCATGACCCAGGACAATCTGGGGACCGCCTACGCCGACCTCCCCTCCGGCGACCGAGCAGAGAACCTGCAGCGCGCCATCGACTGCTACGAAGCCGCCCTCCGCGTCAGGACCGAAGAGGCCTTCCCCACCCACTGGGCCATGACCCAGGGCAATCTGGGGACCGCCTACGCCGACCTCCCCTCCGGCGACCGAGCAGAGAACCTGCAGCGCGCCATCGACTGCTACGAAGCCGCCCTCCGCGTCTACACCGAAGGGGCCTTCCCCACGGACTGGGCCAGGACCCAGTACAACCTGGGGAACGCCTACGCCGACCTCCCCACCGACGACCGGGCACAGAACCTGCAGCGCGCCATCGCCTGCTACGAGGCCGCCCTCCGCGTCTACACCGAAGGGGCCTTCCCCACGGACTGGGCCATGACCCAGAACAACCTCGGGAGCGCCTACCGGAGCCTGCCCACCGGCGACCGGGCCCAGAACCTGCAGCGCGCCATCGACTGCTACGAGGCCGCCCTCCGCGTCAGGACCGAAGAGGCCTTCCCCACCCACTGGGCCATGACCCAGAACAGTCTGGGGACCGCCTACGCCGACCTACCCACCGGCGGCCGAGCAGAGAACCTGCAGCGCGCCATCGACTGCTACGAAGCCGCCCTCCGCGTCTACACCGAAGGGGTCTTCCCCACGGACTGGGCCATCATCCAGAACAACCTGGGGAACGCCTACAGCGACCTCCCCACCGGCGACCGAGCAGAGAACCTGCAGCGCGCCATCGTCTGCTACGAAGCCGCCCTCCGCGTCAGAACCGAAGAGGCCTTCCCCACCGACTGGGCCAGGACGTCCCACAATCTTGCGTCAGCACACGGCATTGCGGGGGACTTCGTCGCTGGGATCGAGGTGCTGTCCCCAGTTGCTGCTGCGCAACCTGGAGACGGTGATGCCGCTTACCTGTTGGCCTGTTTGCTGGCGCTGCAGGGGCAAGCTGAAGAGGCGTTGGAGCACCTGGCGCGGGCAATCGGTCTCGATGGACAGCGCTATCGGTCTCTTGCCACCGAGGACGGGGACTTCGCCTCCCTGCGTGAGGATCCGCGGTTCCAGGCGCTGGTTGCCGAGCCGACCAAGGACGACGGGTAGGGCTGAGTGCACATGGAGGCGCTCCCAACACAACTTGCGGTGCTGGTGCTGATCGTGGTGGCCTTCGGGTTCCTCCTCGGAGGGCAGCGCGGCGTTCTGGCTATGGCCCTCGACGAAGTGGCTGAGGGTCTGTCGCAGCTCTCGGGCCGAGAGAGGCCGAGGCATAGCGGCACAGAAGGGAGGCAGTCACCCGTCAGTCAAGACAGCGGGGGCGAAGCGAGGCTTGGCGGCTTGCTCTGCCTGCGCTCAACACGATCACGAGCGAGAGAGCATAGGAAGTGGACTCCCGGACGACACGAACCAGCTCGAGAGTGGCGCCGCAGGCAATCCTCCGTCCATACGCTTGGGGGCGCTCTGCTTCCCGATGGTCCGGCTCGATGCCATCAGGAGCCCGGAGTCCACCACTGGATGGACTCGCTGGAAGTG
Proteins encoded in this region:
- a CDS encoding tetratricopeptide repeat protein, whose translation is MDLGKDPRKQKTEDITDRAIAINHFTDRREALAAFQAHLDAPEGQPLPVLQFFGVGGIGKSLLLEKLRNDLSETEKRLPVAAVDFRNERDRHRLRALTLLRVALGRHGLQFPEFDLVRAVLDAAEGGQEADLISISPWYKAAFSALQLVPLASPLSALETALGHAATGLRTQYPGLEEWLRRLGGTKEVLLLQGLGRNELSDRLLEAFAGDLTEGSPARPGKAVQAVLLMDTYEALWTGRQGPTGPQGALVDDWIRDLYCYLRPGGRVLLVLAGRDRLAWADPQVDPDWASLKEAELRTHLETHLIGGLSAADTQRYLSRRGVGHPPETGEPSPLQAAIIDGCSGGELEKQGCLPLYVRLCADIVLNERGPGGRGADPPPEWFHGIPNDQVAYRLANRFLTSLGDDATSNLVKALSFARWFDLPLVKDRLEVGPDAAAATFRRLTASSFCEAAQDGRVRLHVTMRAALKYLVSIDQRDRLTPEDLHAWFRQHWQARHEAGEAAAEVEAWYHHLHLAPEEAFGIWCAHVEAARDRRDGPRARDLIDWWEGIDLTDADWQERLGDGTWAATVHNLAYRLHELRPFAWAHSETLQRVIACYEAALRVYTEEAFPTDWARTQHNLGLACWELPTGDRARNLQRAIACYEAALRVYTEEAFPTDWAMTQNSLAIAYWDLPTGDRPRNLQRAIDGFQAALRVRTEEAFPTDWARVQNNLGNAYSDLPTGDRAQNVLRAIACYEVALRVYTGEAFPTDWAATQHNLGLAYQDLPTGDRAENLQRAIACYEAALRVRTEEAFPADWAMTQNNLGSVYQSLPAGDRAQNLQRAIDCYEAALRVCTEEAFPTDWAITQNNLGSVYQSVPTGDRAGNLQRAIDCYEAALRVRTEEAFPTHWAMTQDNLGTAYADLPSGDRAENLQRAIDCYEAALRVRTEEAFPTHWAMTQGNLGTAYADLPSGDRAENLQRAIDCYEAALRVYTEGAFPTDWARTQYNLGNAYADLPTDDRAQNLQRAIACYEAALRVYTEGAFPTDWAMTQNNLGSAYRSLPTGDRAQNLQRAIDCYEAALRVRTEEAFPTHWAMTQNSLGTAYADLPTGGRAENLQRAIDCYEAALRVYTEGVFPTDWAIIQNNLGNAYSDLPTGDRAENLQRAIVCYEAALRVRTEEAFPTDWARTSHNLASAHGIAGDFVAGIEVLSPVAAAQPGDGDAAYLLACLLALQGQAEEALEHLARAIGLDGQRYRSLATEDGDFASLREDPRFQALVAEPTKDDG